TAAGTGCTGTGTAAAATGCCTAGGATGCGAGATACGTGCTGACGGAGGGGTTGGTAAGACAAGGACCTTGGATGCGTGAGAGGTGGGGGGAACGGGACTACgaagagaggagggagatgcGCTGGTCACCATGGTAGATCACATTGATGAGACATGTTTCTGTCTAATTCTATAGATCCCGGTGAGGTCAGTATGCCTTCGCGGGAAGCGAATTCTATCATATCACATTCAGTCGTCAAGCTCTATGAGCAGGTATACGTTTCCAGGCTTGTAACGCGCAGTTAGCGCAGcagcccctccccctcttcaCTATTAGGCGCATGTTTCACCATGGCTATTGCATCCTGGCGCCCTCGCTCTGCATTCACCAACCACACTAGCGGCATCGGTAGTAGGATCAAGACGCCAATGAAAATGAATCCGGACCGGACAGACCCGGTCGCATCGATCAGGGCGCCGACTATAGCCGGACCCACGAATGAGCTTCCTTTGTCGGTGGCCGCGTAGAGCGCGTAAAACGCAGCCTCGCTGCCTGGCGGGATAAGCTCGCCGAACAAAGAGCGACAGTACGATGCCAATCCTCCAGAGACAACCCCATGAACAATGCCCAAAGGGAAAATCTCCCATGGCTTCTGTAGCCCCAACACACCCCAGTTTCGAATAAAGGGGATGTAAGCCAGCATCCCGTACAAGGGGATGATCTCAAACAGTGCTATGCATAAAAGAATAGTATGGTTGGACGCCAGCGCAAACCGACGGGCTACGATCGGCCACAGGAACGCGCCCGCCATTCCAGACATTGTCGCCGTGATAGACAAGAGACCAACAGAGACGGTACTCAGATGCAGTTCTGTCCGCGCAAAAAGAATCGCAGTTCCAGACACTGTCGCTATGGCGTCGGAAATCAGAAACCACGCGGCCAAGAATACCACAACTTCACGCAATCGCAGTGCAACCTTAATGGTATTCCAGAGAGACTTCCACGCAAAACCAACAACGCGTAGCCAGACACGCCATTTCTGACGATACCCAGCGCCAGGGGTGACACCCTCTAACGGAGGGCCAGGACGGCTTCGTAACCACCGGCTGCAGACGACAGTGAAGGCAGCCCACCATATACCTACTAGAAGCAAAACAAACCGCAGCGGCAGAGTTGGGTGGGATTTGCCCATGGACGTCTTCGACAGCGTGAACAGCAACAATATGCTTAGAATCTGCACAAGGACAGCTGCACAGTAACCCAAGCCCACACCCCGTGACGAGATGCGAGTAGAGAGCTGCA
This sequence is a window from Aspergillus nidulans FGSC A4 chromosome IV. Protein-coding genes within it:
- a CDS encoding protein atg22-2 (transcript_id=CADANIAT00000703), with product MASFSQLASSPEEPDFERRFLRYRGEDTSPTGRREIWGWYAYGVAAEVFAVCGVGSFLPLTLEQLAREQGFLSSSHLPCVGPDAPPAAGNGTAPANEACVVPLMGLEINTASFAMYTFSLAVLIQALTLVSFSALADYENNRKALLLAFGFIGSATSMLFMLIVPPVFVLGALLVVIGVTCLGSSFVVLNSFLPILVANDPSVQRASNKNKDDLHDLHTEGDEFSLRSWTDEEDTGDHAGPAGSKKAVEPEKASSSTSPELQLSTRISSRGVGLGYCAAVLVQILSILLLFTLSKTSMGKSHPTLPLRFVLLLVGIWWAAFTVVCSRWLRSRPGPPLEGVTPGAGYRQKWRVWLRVVGFAWKSLWNTIKVALRLREVVVFLAAWFLISDAIATVSGTAILFARTELHLSTVSVGLLSITATMSGMAGAFLWPIVARRFALASNHTILLCIALFEIIPLYGMLAYIPFIRNWGVLGLQKPWEIFPLGIVHGVVSGGLASYCRSLFGELIPPGSEAAFYALYAATDKGSSFVGPAIVGALIDATGSVRSGFIFIGVLILLPMPLVWLVNAERGRQDAIAMVKHAPNSEEGEGLLR